One region of Ictalurus furcatus strain D&B chromosome 17, Billie_1.0, whole genome shotgun sequence genomic DNA includes:
- the LOC128621774 gene encoding odorant receptor 131-2-like, producing the protein MKSAEDYSNSSNHLFNVSKYYFEKFLLLEVLVGIFLYINCLMLFTFLKKEAFREETRYILFAQTLFVDTAFILLSGLLTIVSYFQYPMHMIICTLSFLIQSIFTCCTPLTLVAMCLERYVAICMPLRHADISTNRTRLYGLLIIWSVSSIIPVFSVIGYWAVAPAAALFSYAVCNSEIMLIQEWQAHGRAIIFIILFIFMSIIIVFTYIKIMIAARAASSEKKKSTNKSLRTVLLHAVQLFLCMIQFFNPYIEMAYFKVEENTFKNIRYSNFIVFLFLPRSLSPLIYGVRDEKFFLVFRHYALCGTDHLFSTLFEIKQVKIRPI; encoded by the coding sequence ATGAAGAGTGCAGAAGATTATAGTAATTCAagcaatcatttatttaatgtttcaaAGTATTATTTTGAGAAGTTCTTGTTGTTGGAGGTCCTGGTTGGGATTTTCCTCTATATAAACTGCTTGATGTTATTCACATTTCTGAAAAAGGAGGCGTTTAGAGAAGAAACTCGATACATTTTGTTTGCACAAACACTGTTTGTGGACACTGCTTTCATACTGTTATCTGGCTTGCTTACTATTGTGAGTTATTTCCAGTACCCCATGCACATGATTATTTGTACTCTCAGTTTCCTAATTCAGTCTATTTTCACCTGTTGTACACCACTGACTTTGGTGGCTATGTGTCTGGAACGCTATGTGGCTATATGCATGCCTTTGAGACATGCAGACATTTCCACCAACAGGACCAGATTATATGGGCTTCTTATCATATGGAGTGTCAGTTCTATAATTCCAGTGTTCAGTGTTATAGGATATTGGGCAGTAGCCCCAGCTGCTGCTCTATTCTCCTATGCAGTTTGTAATTCAGAGATAATGTTAATCCAAGAGTGGCAGGCACATGGTCGTGCCATAATTTTCATTatccttttcatttttatgtctATTATCATTGTGTTCACCTACATCAAGATAATGATTGCAGCCAGAGCTGCATCTTCTGAGAAAAAGAAATCCACCAATAAGAGTCTCAGAACTGTGCTGCTTCATGCTGTTCAACTGTTTCTGTGCATGATACAGTTTTTTAACCCATATATAGAAATGGCATATTTCAAAGTTGAAGAAAACACATTTAAGAATATAAgatattctaattttattgtttttttgtttttaccacGTAGTCTTAGTCCATTGATTTATGGTGTCAGAGATGAAAAGTTTTTCCTTGTTTTTAGACATTACGCTTTGTGTGGTACTGACCACCTTTTCTCAACATTGTTTGAAATCAAACAAGTGAAAATAAGACCAATTTAA
- the tmprss5 gene encoding transmembrane protease serine 5, giving the protein MCINGPMLCLFFTKVSIQKVIRVLAALCALGLLGGVTISVWFIVKLLLKPTSHSPIGLEDTRETSFCNISDDSSVTDPRKVFYRISAENSLLEIQLEKLQTWLPVCYERWNSSLGTLVCRQLGHLRLTKHKGVNLTDIGQSYTDGFVQITSEHQSKLEHLWQFRGSCITGKIIALKCFDCGTRAKVSRIIGGVDATLGRWPWQVSLYYSNRHTCGGSIITSQWIITAAHCVSTYRLHQVSSWVVYAGIVTLNAATLAQYMGYTVEKIIYNKNYNHRSHDSDIALMKLRNPLNFSDTIRPVCLPQYDHELPGGTLCWISGWGYTQPDDVHIPDTLKEAQVPLISTKKCNSSCMYNGEITPQMLCAGHTEGNADACQGDSGGPLVCQDNNVWRLVGVVSWGTGCAEPNRPGVYTKVSEFLGWIYEIIEVCCSNEHRGW; this is encoded by the exons ATGTGCATAAATGGGCcaatgttgtgtttattttttacaaaagttTCCATTCAAAAAGTGATTCGAGTTTTGGCAGCTCTGTGTGCCCTGGGACTGCTTGGAGGTGTTACTATAAGTGTGTGGTTCATAG TCAAACTGCTCTTAAAGCCTACCTCACATAGTCCTATAGGGTTAGAGGACACCAGGGAGACTTCATTCTGTAATATATCAGATGACAGCAGTGTGACTGACCCCAGGAAAG TGTTTTACAGAATCAGTGCTGAGAACTCTTTGCTAGAGATTCAGCTGGAGAAACTGCAAACGTGGCTGCCTGTATGTTACGAGCGCTGGAACTCTTCATTAGGCACCCTTGTGTGCAGACAGCTGGGTCATCTGAG ATTAACCAAACACAAAGGTGTGAATTTGACAGACATTGGGCAAAGCTACACAGATGGATTTGTTCAAATTACCTCAGAACATCAAAGCAAATTGGAACATTTATGGCAATTCAG ggGAAGCTGCATCACAGGGAAGATTATAGCTTTGAAATGTTTTG ATTGTGGCACCAGGGCAAAGGTATCCAGGATAATTGGTGGTGTAGATGCCACACTAGGCAGATGGCCATGGCAAGTGAGTCTCTACTATAGTAATCGCCACACCTGTGGAGGCTCCATCATAACAAGCCAGTGGATCATTACAGCTGCTCACTGTGTGTCCAC cTACAGGCTGCATCAGGTTTCCAGTTGGGTTGTCTACGCTGGGATTGTTACTCTTAATGCAGCTACGTTGGCTCAGTATATGGGCTACACTGTGGAAAAAATAATCTACAATAAGAATTACAATCACAGGAGTCATGACAGTGATATTGCATTGATGAAGTTGAGGAATCCTTTGAATTTTTCAG aTACCATCAGGCCTGTATGCCTACCACAGTATGACCATGAACTTCCAGGAGGAACACTGTGTTGGATTTCTGGTTGGGGATACACACAGCCTGATGATG TTCATATTCCTGATACACTGAAAGAAGCTCAAGTGCCCTTGATAAGCACAAAGAAATGCAATAGCTCTTGTATGTATAATGGAGAGATCACGCCACAGATGCTCTGTGCTGGCCACACAGAGGGTAATGCTGATGCCTGTCAG GGAGACAGTGGAGGCCCACTGGTTTGCCAGGATAATAATGTTTGGAGGTTGGTTGGAGTTGTTAGTTGGGGAACAGGTTGTGCAGAGCCTAATCGCCCTGGTGTATATACGAAAGTTTCTGAGTTTTTAGGCTGGATTTATGAGATAATAGAGGTATGTTGCAGTAATGAACATAGGGGCTGGTGA
- the pih1d2 gene encoding PIH1 domain-containing protein 2 — MDISVCQNAALIHVNQFWSMLDDMAQNNPDEYKTFIERHMQASANCFSPPAPNSCLRALVQPHDEVLYVNVCGWKRVPAPASPTQPVPLCGGKLETFSEREENYHIVEVAFNPEVLQRAKKNPQEKEQIHLLALNFIQKQHKLSLSQCFTVMKAKLKGTVQDMKHRLMSLPNQTKSSTLNQDNPQTKPAQSLLHQICSLQMGEVTEEYSIQLNQGQEDKDKAKPGLIEVISSTEFVEPQQPKHQMTVCSLSSDSVRRIKLRVELPGISSVSQCQLSISQDDILLEVEQMYFLHLHFPEQVKEETCHATFNKKKHILTVTASVHMTERRVSHDTAPLEQRRLKALLKGPRVAAWQCLGLNP; from the exons ATGGATATTTCCGTATGTCAGAATGCTGCCCTTATCCATGTGAACCAGTTTTGGTCCATGCTGGATGATATGGCCCAAAATAATCCTGACGAGTACAAGACTTTCATCGAGCGCCATATGCAAGCCAGCGCCAACTGTTTTTCACCCCCTGCGCCGAACAGCTGCCTCCGCGCACTTGTACAG CCACATGATGAGGTACTGTATGTGAACGTGTGCGGTTGGAAGCGAGTGCCTGCACCGGCCTCTCCAACTCAACCTGTTCCTCTGTGTGGTGGAAAACTGGAGACCTTTTCTGAACGCGAAG AGAATTACCATATAGTTGAGGTGGCCTTCAACCCAGAGGTTCTTCAAAGAGCAAAGAAAAACCCACAAGAAAAGGAGCAGATACACCTTTTGGCTCTCAACTTCATCCAGAAACAGCATAAGCTGAGCCTGTCGCAATGCTTCACTGTCATGAAGGCCAAACTAAAGGGCACTGTACAGGATATGAAACACCGGCTAATGTCACTACCAAATCAGACCAAATCCAGTACATTAAACCAGGATAACCCACAAACTAAACCAG CCCAGTCATTGCTTCATCAGATCTGCTCACTACAAATGGGAGAAGTAACAGAGGAGTACAGCATTCAGCTGAATCAGGGGCAGGAGGACAAAGACAAGGCCAAGCCAGGTCTGATTGAGGTGATCTCTAGCACTGAATTTGTTGAACCTCAGCAGCCAAAACATCAGATGACAGTTTGCTCACTGAGCAGTGACTCAGTTAGGAGGATAAAGCTGCGTGTAGAACTGCCTGGAATAAGCTCTGTCTCCCAGTGCCAGCTCAGCATCAGCCAG GATGATATACTGCTGGAAGTGGAGCAGATgtattttcttcatcttcattttcCTGAGCAAGTGAAAGAGGAAACATGCCATGCAACATTCAACAAGAAGAaacacatactgactgttacagcaTCTGTACA CATgacagagcgcagggtcagccatgatacagcacccctggagcagagaaggttaaaggccttactcaagggcccaagagtagcagcctggcagtgcttgggcttgaacccctga